The Populus alba chromosome 4, ASM523922v2, whole genome shotgun sequence genome contains a region encoding:
- the LOC118050794 gene encoding uncharacterized protein isoform X4, whose protein sequence is MSRNSLKPFIRKSTRQSFPWVLHDKLAEKYRISRDLPQDLKGKVFIQDGVVYNKRKKDAMEVKDSGKLKKKKVEAEEAEASNKEDNHQKEEPIKYPIDDLLVQPETDDPVFTVRPLPSRDFNVPMDGVGDLLMVWDFLSSFSKLLHLWPFSLEDFENAICCKGSNVNLIVETHSSLIRLLKSEKDECFLAVQKRTRALKITLTNWTDYLCDFLEIINIGDLSTHITTIKRGHYGLLDAQVKLGILRELVNQVLETDIAREKLAGYVEERQVLLSMKRGEALEEGRKKREEKEWLKAKSADNGATNGHGVDSTGNNQPVLSNGNHIGQNGQIAKNKGEAFSTRPNHASNNSRHLEIESKKTGKKKNMGVESQAEKRIDLTKKEALLLLRDEKIAASTWSIKEQRRAYFERELEKRILHTNPLGKDRDYNRYWWFKRDGRVFVESSDSKLWGYYCCKEEIDALMGSLNPKGERERALQKQVEKFYSRICLELQKRSKDLATKIALEEAVHRRSTRVRALPRENLANAFLNYVNRWKED, encoded by the exons atgag TAGGAACAGTTTGAAGCCTTTTATTCGGAAATCTACACGCCAAAGTTTTCCTTGGGTGCTTCACGATAAACTGGCAGAAAAATATCGAATATCAAGGGATCTACCGCAAGATCTAAAAGGCAAAGTGTTCATTCAGGATGGAGTAgtttataataaaagaaagaaagatgcaaTG GAGGTAAAAGACTCTGGAAAacttaagaagaaaaaagtagaAGCCGAGGAAGCTGAGGCCTCCAATAAAG AAGATAATCATCAAAAGGAAGAGCCTATCAAGTATCCAATTGATGATCTTTTGGTGCAGCCTGAAACAGATGATCCAGTCTTTACAGTCCGCCCTTTGCCTTCTAGGGACTTTAATGTTCCAATGGATGGTGTTGGGGATCTTCTAATGGTTTGGGATTTTTTATCCTCCTTTAGTAAGCTGTTGCACTTGTGGCCGTTCTCTCTTGAAGATTTTGAAAATGCCATTTGCTGTAAGGGTAGCAATGTGAATCTCATTGTAGAAACACATTCTTCTCTTATTCGGTTACTAAAAAGTGAGAAAGATGAATGTTTTTTAGCTGTTCAGAAAAGAACCCGGGCATTGAAG ATAACATTAACTAATTGGACAGACTATCTGTGTGATTTCTTAGAGATCATCAACATTGGTGATTTATCCACTCACATAACAACAATTAAGCGGGGGCACTATGGCCTTCTTGATGCTCAAGTCAAATTAGGAATCTTAAGAGAATTGGTTAATCAAGTCCTTGAAACAGATATCGCAAGGGAGAAGTTGGCTGGGTATGTTGAAGAGCGGCAGGTACTCTTATCAATGAAGAGGGGGGAAGCACTGGAGGAGGgcaggaaaaaaagagaagaaaaggaatggtTGAAGGCCAAGTCTGCTGATAATGGAGCAACGAATGGGCATGGTGTGGATAGCACAGGAAACAATCAACCTGTGTTGTCAAATGGGAATCACATTGGTCAGAACGGGCAGATTGCAAAAAACAAGGGAGAAGCCTTTTCAACCAGACCAAACCATGCATCAAACAACAG TAGGCATTTGGAGATTGAATCAAAGAAAACAGGCAAGAAGAAGAATATGGGTGTGGAAAGCCAAGCAGAAAAGAGGATAGATTTAACCAAAAAAGAAGCATTGCTACTGCTGAGGGATGAAAAAATTGCTGCATCAacatggagcatcaaagagcaAAGG AGAGCATATTTTGAACGTGAGCTAGAGAAACGAATCCTGCACACCAACCCTCTGGGTAAAGACCGAGATTATAATAGGTATTGGTGGTTCAAGCGTGATGGTAGGGTTTTTGTTGAGAGTTCCGACTCCAAGCTTTGGGGCTATTATTGTTGCAAGGAAGAG ATTGATGCATTGATGGGCTCATTGAACCccaagggagagagagagagggctcTTCAAAAGCAGGTGGAGAAATTCTATAGTAGAATTTG
- the LOC118050794 gene encoding uncharacterized protein isoform X3 — protein MLSLKDLAHTIAAKLQEHLFVGAELHGKRKKGDLCPCKILKVLEDITVKTKYEVAWLDRNKKVTETAVVNRDDLIWKKSPFSRNSLKPFIRKSTRQSFPWVLHDKLAEKYRISRDLPQDLKGKVFIQDGVVYNKRKKDAMEVKDSGKLKKKKVEAEEAEASNKEDNHQKEEPIKYPIDDLLVQPETDDPVFTVRPLPSRDFNVPMDGVGDLLMVWDFLSSFSKLLHLWPFSLEDFENAICCKGSNVNLIVETHSSLIRLLKSEKDECFLAVQKRTRALKITLTNWTDYLCDFLEIINIGDLSTHITTIKRGHYGLLDAQVKLGILRELVNQVLETDIAREKLAGYVEERQVLLSMKRGEALEEGRKKREEKEWLKAKSADNGATNGHGVDSTGNNQPVLSNGNHIGQNGQIAKNKGEAFSTRPNHASNNSRHLEIESKKTGKKKNMGVESQAEKRIDLTKKEALLLLRDEKIAASTWSIKEQRRAYFERELEKRILHTNPLGKDRDYNRYWWFKRDGRVFVESSDSKLWGYYCCKEEIDALMGSLNPKGERERALQKQVEKFYSRICLELQKRSKDLATKIALEEAVHRRSTRVRALPRENLANAFLNYVNRWKED, from the exons ATGCTTTCATTAAAAGATCTTGCACACACGATTGCAGCAAAGTTGCAGGAACATCTGTTTGTAGGGGCAGAATTGcatggaaagagaaagaaaggtgATCTCTGCCCTTGCAAGATATTAAAGGTTTTGGAGGACATTACtgttaaaacaaaatatgaggTAGCATGGCttgatagaaataaaaaagttacaGAAACTGCAGTAGTGAACCGAGATGATCTGATATGGAAGAAATCCCCTTTCAGTAGGAACAGTTTGAAGCCTTTTATTCGGAAATCTACACGCCAAAGTTTTCCTTGGGTGCTTCACGATAAACTGGCAGAAAAATATCGAATATCAAGGGATCTACCGCAAGATCTAAAAGGCAAAGTGTTCATTCAGGATGGAGTAgtttataataaaagaaagaaagatgcaaTG GAGGTAAAAGACTCTGGAAAacttaagaagaaaaaagtagaAGCCGAGGAAGCTGAGGCCTCCAATAAAG AAGATAATCATCAAAAGGAAGAGCCTATCAAGTATCCAATTGATGATCTTTTGGTGCAGCCTGAAACAGATGATCCAGTCTTTACAGTCCGCCCTTTGCCTTCTAGGGACTTTAATGTTCCAATGGATGGTGTTGGGGATCTTCTAATGGTTTGGGATTTTTTATCCTCCTTTAGTAAGCTGTTGCACTTGTGGCCGTTCTCTCTTGAAGATTTTGAAAATGCCATTTGCTGTAAGGGTAGCAATGTGAATCTCATTGTAGAAACACATTCTTCTCTTATTCGGTTACTAAAAAGTGAGAAAGATGAATGTTTTTTAGCTGTTCAGAAAAGAACCCGGGCATTGAAG ATAACATTAACTAATTGGACAGACTATCTGTGTGATTTCTTAGAGATCATCAACATTGGTGATTTATCCACTCACATAACAACAATTAAGCGGGGGCACTATGGCCTTCTTGATGCTCAAGTCAAATTAGGAATCTTAAGAGAATTGGTTAATCAAGTCCTTGAAACAGATATCGCAAGGGAGAAGTTGGCTGGGTATGTTGAAGAGCGGCAGGTACTCTTATCAATGAAGAGGGGGGAAGCACTGGAGGAGGgcaggaaaaaaagagaagaaaaggaatggtTGAAGGCCAAGTCTGCTGATAATGGAGCAACGAATGGGCATGGTGTGGATAGCACAGGAAACAATCAACCTGTGTTGTCAAATGGGAATCACATTGGTCAGAACGGGCAGATTGCAAAAAACAAGGGAGAAGCCTTTTCAACCAGACCAAACCATGCATCAAACAACAG TAGGCATTTGGAGATTGAATCAAAGAAAACAGGCAAGAAGAAGAATATGGGTGTGGAAAGCCAAGCAGAAAAGAGGATAGATTTAACCAAAAAAGAAGCATTGCTACTGCTGAGGGATGAAAAAATTGCTGCATCAacatggagcatcaaagagcaAAGG AGAGCATATTTTGAACGTGAGCTAGAGAAACGAATCCTGCACACCAACCCTCTGGGTAAAGACCGAGATTATAATAGGTATTGGTGGTTCAAGCGTGATGGTAGGGTTTTTGTTGAGAGTTCCGACTCCAAGCTTTGGGGCTATTATTGTTGCAAGGAAGAG ATTGATGCATTGATGGGCTCATTGAACCccaagggagagagagagagggctcTTCAAAAGCAGGTGGAGAAATTCTATAGTAGAATTTG